The bacterium genome segment ACCGCGTCCGCGCGGGTCACATCGCATGTGAGTCCGATGTAGTCCGTGCGATCATGAAGCCCTTCGACGGCGGGGTTGATGTCGAGCCCGACGACGGCGGCCCCCCGCGCGAGAAAAGACGCCGCGCAGGCTTTTCCGATGCCGGAGGCCGCGCCCGTCACCAGCGCCGCCTCGCCGGTGAATGGGGGCGGATTTTCCGGCTTGCGGAGCTTGGCCTGCCCCTGCCGCCAGTACTCGACATCAAAGCACTCCGCCTCGGACACGGACCGGAAGCCGCCCAAGGCTTCCGCGCGCAGGATGATGCCGATGGTGTGTTCGTAGATATCGCCGTTGACCCGCGCCTCGCGCGCCGTCCGCCCCGCGGCGAGAAGGCCGAGCTCGGGATCGAGCACAATCCGCGGGGCCGGGTCGAGCATGGCGGGCGGGGGGGCCTGCCGCCCTTTGTGGGCCTCGAAATATTCCACATAGCTTTTCCGGTAGGCCGCCGCATCGCGGCCGATCATCGGCAGCCGCTTGGTGTAGAGCACATGATCGGGGGTGGCGGGGCCCTTCCGGGCGAGCGCCTCGAGATCATCCCGGCGGGCGAAGGCCGCACCCTCCGCGCTCTCCTGCACGGAAAGAAGAAGGGGATGGCCGGCGGCCTCTGAGATTTCCCGCCGCAGGGCGGCGATCGCGCTCCGCCGCGAAGGTTCCGGCGTTCCGCCGGATGGGGAGGGAAGCGCCCACGCGCCCTTTTCCCTCAGATACGTCTCCGCCATCCCCACGAGTTCGATCATCCGCTCGTAGGATTCCCGCGCGCTCTCTCCGAAAGAGAACACCCCGTGGTGCATCAGGATGAGGCCGGTGGTCCCGGTGGATTTTTCTTTCCCGAAAGCCGCCGCCGCCTTGGCGAGCGCGAAGCCCGGCATGCGGTAGGGGACAACCACCACGGTATCCCTGTAAATTTCTCGAATTCGCTCGAGCCCGTTCTTCGTGTTCGTGATGGCGATCACCGCGTCGGCGTGGGTGTGGTCGGTGAACTTTCCGGGAAGGATGGCGTGGAGGAGCGCCTCGACCGAGGGGGCGGGCCGGTCCCGCCGCGCCATGGCGGCCCGCATCTCGTCCATCATCTCCGCGTCGGTGAGGGCATCGAGCTGAAGTATCTTTCGCAGGTGCGCGAGGCGCACCGAGGCGAAGTCCGCCTCCTCGATTCCGGCGAGGTCCGCCCCCGAGCCCTTGACGTAGAGGATTTCCTCCACCTCGCCGAAAATGTTTTTCTCGCTCGTCTTCAGCGAAGTGTTTCCGCCGCCGTGGAGCACCAGCGAAGGATCCCGGCCAAGAAGCCGGGAGGTGTAGACCCGCTGGCCCAGCTCGCCCGAAAATTCCGCGGCTTCCGCATCGTTCCACAGGCTTTTCATCCGGAACCTCTTACTCTTCCAGGGGATGATAGGTGAGCTCGCCCGAAGCGTCCGCTCCTCCGTCATCATCCCACGCTTCGCCCGCATACGCTTCATCCGGCGGCCGCTCATCCCAGACGGCCTCCTGCGCCTGCGAGGCGGTTTTTTCTTCCGGAGGGGATGGCGCAGGTGCCGGTCCCGGCGCCGCCCCGCCACGGAGCCGCTCGCTCAGGCGGCTCCATCTCCGGCGGACCTGGGCGTTCTTCACGGCGATGGCGACCGCCTTCTTGGTCCCGACGAAGACGGCCAGCTTCCTCGCCCGGGTGAGGGCGGTGTAGATAAGGTTCCGCTGGAGCATCGGGTAGTGCTGGGTGTGGAGCGGCACCACGACCGCCGGGTACTCGCTCCCCTGGCTCTTGTGGACGGTGACGGCGTAGGCGTGCATCACCTCGTCGAGGCTGCCGG includes the following:
- a CDS encoding bifunctional aldolase/short-chain dehydrogenase, with the protein product MKSLWNDAEAAEFSGELGQRVYTSRLLGRDPSLVLHGGGNTSLKTSEKNIFGEVEEILYVKGSGADLAGIEEADFASVRLAHLRKILQLDALTDAEMMDEMRAAMARRDRPAPSVEALLHAILPGKFTDHTHADAVIAITNTKNGLERIREIYRDTVVVVPYRMPGFALAKAAAAFGKEKSTGTTGLILMHHGVFSFGESARESYERMIELVGMAETYLREKGAWALPSPSGGTPEPSRRSAIAALRREISEAAGHPLLLSVQESAEGAAFARRDDLEALARKGPATPDHVLYTKRLPMIGRDAAAYRKSYVEYFEAHKGRQAPPPAMLDPAPRIVLDPELGLLAAGRTAREARVNGDIYEHTIGIILRAEALGGFRSVSEAECFDVEYWRQGQAKLRKPENPPPFTGEAALVTGAASGIGKACAASFLARGAAVVGLDINPAVEGLHDRTDYIGLTCDVTRADAVEAALDAGVRRFGGLDMLILNAGIFPASREIAALLDDEWRKVMGINLDANLALLRACHPLLRAAPGKGRVVVIGSKNVAAPGKGAAAYSASKAAVNQLARIAALEWAEDGIRVNSIHPDAVFDTGVWTPEVLASRAAHYGMTVEEYKQRNLLKAEITSRDVAEMAAEMCGPLFAKTTGAQVPLDGGDPRVI